In bacterium, the sequence GTACAAGAGATACTGGAAAAGATGGACGAAAGAATGGAGAGGATGGATAAAGACCACAAAGAAATGCTTGAAAGGATGGATGATGCATTGAGGTTTATAGGCACATTAATAAATTGTTCCCTTATCCCACCTTTAAGGTGGGATTGGAGAATTGTTGACGATTAAGGGTTTTAGATGGATATTTTTTAGAAATAAGGAAATGTTGTATAATTGAAAAAGTATTAAAGGATTATAAAAGGAGGGGATATGAGAAATTTATTGTTTAATTTATGCAAAATAAAAAATGCACGGGTAAAAAGGATTTCAAGTTATGATATGGAAGGAAGAAATAAAGATGCATGGACAATATCCCCGGGAGAAACAAAAACAATTGCAGAAATTGATGGGCCTGGATGTATAACTCATATCTGGATGACTCAGGGAGGACCTTTATTTTTATATAGAGAAGTAATTTTAAAATTTTACTGGGATGGAGAAGAAAATCCAAGTATTCTTGTACCTCTTGGTGATTTTTTCTGCCTTGGGCATTCTCTTGTTAATTCTTTCTGTTCTTTACCCTTTACTGCTTCAACTGCAAATCCATATAAATTCGGTGCTGGATGTGCTTTAAACTGTTATCTACCCATGCCTTTCAGAAAACATGCAAAAATAGAAATAACAAATGAAGGAAATCAGGCATATAATCAGTATTTCTATATTGACTACGAAATTTATGAAGATGATTTGAAAGAAGATATTGCCTATTTACACAGTCAGTGGAGAAGGGAAAATCCAACTCCTGGGTGGGGACCTGAAATACCTGTAAATACTCCTGAAGCAGATATTGTTAATAAAGAAGAAATTGCATACAAAAATAATTATGTTATTCTTGAAGCAGAAGGTAAAGGGCATTATATTGGATGTAATATTTCAGTTACAAATTTTCATGGAACATGGTGGGGGGAAGGAGATGATATGATATGGGTTGATGGGTACAAATGGCCACCTGATTTACATGGAACTGGAAGTGAGGACTATTTCAATCAGGCATGGGGTATGCAAAATAATGCTTTTCTTTTTAATGGTTCTTCAATATTTGAAGGTCTTTCTGTTTTCGGAC encodes:
- a CDS encoding DUF2961 domain-containing protein translates to MRNLLFNLCKIKNARVKRISSYDMEGRNKDAWTISPGETKTIAEIDGPGCITHIWMTQGGPLFLYREVILKFYWDGEENPSILVPLGDFFCLGHSLVNSFCSLPFTASTANPYKFGAGCALNCYLPMPFRKHAKIEITNEGNQAYNQYFYIDYEIYEDDLKEDIAYLHSQWRRENPTPGWGPEIPVNTPEADIVNKEEIAYKNNYVILEAEGKGHYIGCNISVTNFHGTWWGEGDDMIWVDGYKWPPDLHGTGSEDYFNQAWGMQNNAFLFNGSSIFEGLSVFGHNLYDGKLQGGYQTSYVFHLTNPVHFKKSIKVTIEHGHGNHTSNDYSSTAYWYQIEPHKKFDILPVEKRYPVLLSFVNPENLKTEKRDIIITEEMKEMKKRKK